The nucleotide sequence aaaataaactcatgaaacaggcctggacaaaaatgatggtatcctaaacttaatattttgttgcacaaccttttgaggcaatcactgcaatcaaaccatttgtgtaactgtcagtgagacttctgcacctctcagcaggtattctggtccactcctcatcagcagactgctccagttgtctcaggtttgaaggttccttctccagacgccatgtttcagctccttccacagatgttcaataggatttagatcagggctcagagaggccacttcagaatagtccaatggtttcctcttagccattcttggatgtttctagctgtgtgttttggctcattatcctgttgcaagacccatgacctgcgactgagaccaagctttctgacactgggcagcacatttctctctagaataccttgatagtcatgagatttcattgtacctgcacagattccagacaccctgtaccagatgcagcaaagcagccccagaacataacagaacctcctccatgttccacagtagggacagtgttcttttcttcatatgcttcatttctgcgtctgtgaacatagagctgatgtaccaaaaagttccagttttgtctcgtctgtccatagaacattctcccagaagctctgtggcttgtcaacatgcagtttggcaaattccagtctggcttttttatgatttgttttcaacaatggtgtcctccttggtcgtctcccatgaagtccactttggctcaaagaacgatggatggtgtgatctgacactgatgtagcttgaccttggagttcacctttaatgtctttagaggttgttctgggctcttttcttaccattcctattatccgtctcttccatttgtcatcaattttcctcctgcggccacatccagggaggttggctacagtcccatggatcttaaatttctgaataatatgtgcaactgtagtcacaggaacatcaagctgcttggagatggtcttctagcctttacctttaacatgctggtctgtaattttctttctaatctcctgagacaactctctccttggcttcctctggtccatgtttagtgtggtacacaccatgtcaccaaacagcacagtgactactgtaaccctataaataggccgactgactgattacaagtttgtagacacctgtgatgctaattagaggacacaccttgattgaacatgtccctatggtcacattattttcagtcttttctagggaaaccatcatttttgtccaggcctgtttcatgagtttattttttaaaataattctgttgaaccacggttcaaaagcaatgtctgattttcattggttaattttcatagaagttttatttattacttttgtcagattcatattacttctgtgaccattgtgggtttttctttcattaaccaaggggtaccaacaattttgtccacgtgtataACACCTGATATACCTGATACACCTGGCCACCAGGCTACAGCAGCTTTACTGTccagaatattttctttagaaCCACATTAGGAACCAGCGCTGGCACAAAACAACGTTTAAGTTTCCATAAAGTCCAGTTAGCCTTTCCTCAGAGTCACAGTTAAAGTTTCCTATTGGCCTGAGTCCAGGTCTGTGACATCACAGTTGTGACTCATCACAGTGCCTCCTGCAGGTCACGATGGTTACCGCGACGGGCAGCAGATGCATGACGGGTCGTCTCCGGCTGGTCGAGAGCGTTCTTCGTCCCTGCAGGGGATGGACATGGCATCTCTGCCCCCCCGCAAGCGTCCATGGCAGGACGGACCAGGGACAGGAGACCTCCGAGAGAGAGAGTCCCCCGGAGCTGATGGAGGTGAGAGTGCCACCTGCAGGCTGAAAAAACATTTAGTCCTGAGCTAAAGCTTCACTCCACTGTAAAGTTTATCATCAGTCTTTAGTTGCTAACGTCTCCCAGAACTCTGAGTTTATGATGGAACCATTGAAACTAGAATCTTTGTCActaaaataattcagatttattaaaggtcttctggaagtACGActgaatgtacaaaaaaaatgtacaaaaaaaaacttgaatgatcagttttgttgatgtagaACGTTGTGTTGTTCTAAgtttcttagtttcatggcctctttACTCCTCCTGAGTGACtccagtcgactacagctgctgactcctctgatccagcttaaatagaaccattagatccactcattggACTCAAACACTAGAGGGGGAAAGTCTGAGAAGCTCAGCACAGATCtgaaaaacaagtcagaaagtgACTTGAAGCCATTTCTAAGCAGCTTCAGTTCCagaatcatctgtttgtcagaataaagttcatggtccaggTGTGTTACTGCCTCcatcaagaaaacacaaactaccacctgctgctgagagacaattggtcaggatggtcaagagtcaaccaggaatcatcagaaagcaggtctgaaagaatgagaagctgctggaacacagctgtcagtgtccacagtgttctagaggatccatgaagaaggaagttcttcctctagaagcagaaccttaaagctccagatggaacaaaaactgaaggtgaggcctttaacccaaAGAACagcaaacctaccatcaagcatggtggtggcagtatcatgctctgtggaactggagctttccacaaagtaaatggaataatgaaagAGGAGGATCATCTCCACGTTCTTGGTCTCCCCAAAGTTCTGAAttagacccatcaagaacctgaagactgatgaagaaacaagtctgagtcagaaaaagTTTAGTTGAACAGTACCGATTGACCGTCGGTCAACTGAActtgtctttctgactcagacttgtttctgtcagtgtaataccgccacctccatgcttgaagGTAGGTATagagtccagaggagtcaaagataaaccagaagactGAAACCCCAAGAACCGAACTGAGGAGGAAAcggacaaatttaaccaaatacctacatttctgttggtttatttatgatCCAGCAGATGTTGTCGTATTTCAGAAGAActttaataaatctgtaaaagaaccaaaatgattgtttattgtgacaaagattcatgtttcAGTGGGTCCACTGTAGACCATTCAGAGTTAAAGGAGTCCTCAGAAACTCCAAACTGATGTGATGTACATGGACGACTGTATATACATGAGACAGTGACAGGTGAGAGCGCCCCCTGCAGGCCCAAACTAGACATGAAACACCTGAAGTGTAATAAACTTATTGTTCTCAATCAGTGGATGATGAGTGTTTTTGGTCTGTTGCTCTGTGGCGCCCACTACAGGTCGTTTGTCTCAGAGGGAGGACGGCGGTTACGGTCCGTCCGGTCGCGGTGGACGAGGCGGCTGGGGTCCTGGAGGCCCCCCCGGACCACGGCGAGGAGGACCCCCACCCAGAGGAGTGCCGAGGGGTGGCGTTCGGGGCCGGTAGTCCTGGATGCAGAAATAAAAACTCCCATGATCCTCTGCTCCTCTGGTTCTCCCTGCTGGTTCCTCCACACACCTGAGACCAGACGGACTTTGTCACTTTCAGGTGTGTGAAGAACGGAGGCTTGTGATTGGTTCCTGAGACGACAGGTAGAAGAGACgtgtaaaatactgtagagactCATCGTGTTGTTGGTATCGGCATCTCTTTTATTCCACTTTGTCTGCAGCTTCCggctttttgtcctttttgtaacagatttctatgtttttgtgttttcactgagGTGGACAATAAAGATTCACACTTCAATCTGTCTctggtggggggtgggggggtcgctgtgacatcatcaggtggttttaatgaacAGGCTGAACTGTTCTGACGGTCGCAGGTAAAACTTGAAGCAGATTATTTTCTGGAGGATTCATTCTTCACTCCTGGATCAAACTAAACTTTATGAAACCAGTTCTCAGCTTATATTTagagaaaacacatgaaacCAAACAGTGTTGAACAGTGTTTTAATTACTGTTAAACTCCCAGAtcacacctgaacacatcacCTGGCATCAGAGTTTCACATCTTATTTGGTCCTCAACCAAAGGGTTAATGTTCCCAGAGTTCTGTCTGATCGATAGTCCGTAGCAGCCGATAATCAACAATCATGTTCCTGACTGCCCGTGGCTCCGGCCCCTGGTTTGGCGATGAGACCTGCCCGGTCTCCAGCTCTCATTCCCGGTCAGATCGGCATGGTTTTCCCGGTGACGGTCCTCTTGATGGCGGACGCCGCCATCCCGCCCATGAAGCGGATCCCGGCGCTCCCTCCCGGCAGGAGCGACACCAGGCAGCCGGCGATGACCGCAACCTGCAGGGCGGCGCCCAGCGCCGTCAGCGCGGTGCTGTGGAGACTCAGCGCCGCGTACAGGGTCCCTCCGAGGGCGCACAGATACACGGCGGCTCCGGGGGAGGTGGGCAGGCCGGCGGCCAGCCTGCTGGGGCCCCGCAGCACCGCCGCCGCCGCGATGGCGAACAGCGAGCCGAGAGACCAGAGCAGCGCGAACTTGCGGGCGTAGAGCAGCAGTAGCGGGGCGTAGAGCGCCGACAGGCCGAAGCACAGCACGGAGAACGACACGCAGACACCGAAGGCCACCAGCCGCTGCCGCCGGCTCATGCCCGGCAGGCAGGGGTCCGGCTCGGCCGACCACGGCCAGGAGAAGCCGCTGTTTCCGCCCGAGCTCTGGCTGGACGAACTGCCGGTCCACGGACTGGACCACCGGCCAAACCAGCTCCCCGGTACCGGCTCCGGGTCGCCCAGGTCCACCGTGGTGTTGGAGCCGGACTGGGAAGCCTTGGACTGGGACAGATACTCCTGCAGCTGCCGGTTCAAGTCCGCCATCATCAAaacagctaactgctaacacCACTACTACTTCTTCTTCGTCGTCGCTAATTCTTCTTCTGCTGAATTCCCGGTGCGCAGCTCGGCGCGTCGCCGCCCCCCACAGGACAGGAATGGAACTACAGCTAACGGAAATTATTACTGtcgatggatagataggtaggcaGGTAGATAGAAGTGTTCAGTAGCTGACTTAtaacagaaacagcaaacagGTCAGtgacattaaaggttagtataaaCTCTGAAAAACTTGTTGTAAAATACTACAACAAACACGTCTAATTTTAGATTCTAtagaaatattaaatgtattaaaggtcaataaacagtatttacacatttcgaGGCGCCTTGAAGTGAtaatattatttacatttattatcaGACTTTATAGAACAATCATTAAACATGTGATTAGATGTCCCCAATCATACAATTTATTATAATTAAGGTTTGTTAACCATTATGTTAATTATTAGACTTTACAGAAAACTAAATGAAGATGATATTAACAGAACAAACTGagctgaattattattattattattattattattattattattattattaataagaaGAATGTGAATCAGCTGACTTATTAATCATGCTTATTTATTTGCTAAAGTCACGTGTGACCTCATAATGAGGATTTCTGCTGTTATTGGGGTCGAAGTCACGTGACTGAGGGACGAGTTAACAGCTGTTCCACTAAAATTAACCCTTCACTTGATTGGCTGGAGAACACACACAACCATgtacggtgtgtgtgtgtgtgtgtgtgtgtgtgtttcattgacagcagaagagcagcagcaggtaacACACATTCAGTCAGTGAATCCTTTAAATCTGACTTCAacgttttacagtttttacatcACAGCTTTAGAACATTTCATTCCATGTGAGCCGATAAATCTGGAAGTTCTCTGGAGAGACTGAAGCTGATCTAACCTCAGACTGAACATATGGAAACACTTCTGAtagctaacagtttccctctgctccccgtctttatgctaagctaacatttTCCCTCTGCTCccagtcttcatgctaagctaacagtttccctctgctcccagtgttcatgctaagctaacagtgtCCCTGTGctcccagtctttatgctaagctaccAGTTTTGTCCTGCTCCCAGTGTTCATTgtaagctaacagtttccctgtgctcccagtctttatgctaagctggCAGTTTCCTGCTTTTCccagtgtttatgctaagctaagagttttttcttgctcctagtctttatgctatgctaacagtttccctGTGCTCCTattttttatgctaagctaacagtttccctttgctcccagtctttatgctaagctaacaattTCCTGCTGCTCccagtgtttatgctaagctaacagttttgTCCTGCTCCCAGTTTTTTTGCTAACAATTTCCCTCTGCTCCCAGTATTCGTGCTgagctaacagtttccctctgctcccagtgtttatgctaagttagcagtttccctctgctcccagtcttcatgctaagctaacagtttccctctgctCCCATTCTTGATGCTAAGttaacagctgcctgctgctccCAGTGTTCATTgtaagctaacagtttccctgtgctcccagtctttatgctaagctggCAGTTTCCTGCTTctcccagtctttatgctaagctaacagtttccctgtgctcccattttttttatcctaagctaacagtttccctgtgctcccagtctttatgctaagctaacaattCCCTGCTGCTTCCAGTGTTTATGGTAAGCTAACAGTTTCCTTATGctcccagtctttatgctaagctaacagtttccctttgctcccagtctttatgctaaactaaCAGTTTTGTCCTGCTCCCAGTCTTTATGCTGAGCTAACAGTGTCCCTGTGCTCccagtcttcatgctaagctaacagtttccctctgctCCCAGTGTTTATGCTAAGTTGACAGTTTCCTGCTGCTCCCAGTGTTCATTGTAAGCTAACAGTTTTCCTGTGctcccagtctttatgctaagctagcagTTTCCTGCTTCTCCCACTGTTTATGCTGAGAGTTTTTTCTTGctcccagtctttatgctaagctaacagttttcCTGTGCTCCCAGtgttcatgctaagctaacagtttccctgTGCTCCCAGTCTTTATGCCAAGCTAACAGTTTCCTGCTGTTCCCGGTGTGTCCAGCAGATGGCGGTGTCCCAGATCACGCCCACCCTGTTCCTGGGCGGGGCCGACGCCCCCCTGAACGCGGCTCTGATGTCACAGAAAGGCATCACGCTGATCGTCAACGCCACGCTGAGCCATGCCTGTCCCGCCTACCCGGGGGTGGAATGTGTCCGGGTCCCGGTGTCTGACCTGCCCAGCGCCCGCCTCGGCGACCACTTCGACCGCGTTGCCGAGCGCATCCACGGGAACCGAGCCGGCAGCACGCTGGTGCACTGCGCCGCCGGCATGAGCCGCTCCCCGGCGCTGATCATGGCCTACCTGATGCGCTTCAGGGGCGTGACGCTGCGGCAGGCGCACCACTGGGTGCAGGACCGCCGGCCCGCCGTCCGCCTCAACGCCGGCTTCTgggagcagctgctgctgtaCGAGAGGAGGCTGTATGGGAAGAACACCGTCAGGGTGGAGGAGGAGCCGCCCCACAAGCAGCCACCCAGGACGCCACGGAGCTCCATGGTCCAGAGCAGCCGGCTGACAGCGGTACCACGGTCCCCTCTAATGTCACAGTCCCCTCTGATGTCACGCTCTCAGCTGCTgacatcagaaaacagaagacaATCCAAATCCAGCCACATCACAGTCTGAGgaactgctgctggttctgagCAGAGACTCAGTTCTGGTTGTTTGTCTCAGTTTGTGGGTCCAAGTTTGATAAATGCCGACTAAAATCTGATGTTCCTTTTTGTGTTCTTAGAAAAGGTTCCGTTGAACAGCAGAGTTCTGCTCAGAATCAGAACCACAGACGAACCAGACCAACAGAACACTGAGGCAGGATTTAAATTCCATCCTGGATTTAAAAGATGAACCTCCTTATAGAACAGATCTCCAGGTGGTTCCTTATAGAACAGATCTCCAGGGAACCAGCTGGTCCAGTCagtctgtttttcttgtaaatgttcCACCTCCTGAGAACGTGGGTTTTGTGTGAATCTGAGAGGTCTGTTCTTGTTTCCTGTTCTAATGAGCGGCGCCCCCTACTGACCACACTCAGAGAACACACTCAGAGAAcactacattattattattattattattatttattattattattattattattattattattattattattgttgttgttgttgttgttgttgttgttattattattattattattattattattattattattattattattattatgggaTTATTATCTTTTTTCTAGAGGATAGAGGAGGgggacaggaaatgtggggagaaCAGTGAGGGACAGACCTGCAGTAAAAGGCTGTGGATCAGGCTAGAACCCAGTAGAaccaaaataatacaataattaaaataatgattttactttaaatgttttgttgtttttttcattacaaatatCATTTAAAAGGTTACAGtctaaaaattaataaacatgtttggttctgggctgcacagtggtgtagtggttagcactttcaccttgcagctagaagatccctggttcacgtcacggctttcccgggatctttctgcatggagtttgcatgttctccctgtgcatgcgtgggttttctccgggtactccggcttcctcccacagtccaaaaatatgctgaggttaattgatcattctaaattgcccgtaggtgtgaatgtgagagtgattgtttgtctctgtatgtagccctgtgacagactggtgacctgtctagggtgtcccctgtcttcacctgagtcagctgggatagactccagcccccccatgaccctagtgaggattaagtggtgtatagataatggatggatggatggatggatggatggatggatgtatgtatgtttggttctgtgatgttttattttcatgtctgaggattaaacaggaagaggctccacctggtggaacaaccaggaactacagctgatctacatttactgacatcatggAGAGAACACAGGTTTACTGCAGTACATcctaccctctagtactacatcctaccatctagtactacatttaccccctAGTGCTACATCtatcctctagtactacatcctaccctctagtactacatcctaccctctagtactacaccCTACCATTTAGTAGTACATCCTACCATCtagtgctacatttaccctctaatgctgcatttaccctctaatactacatttaccctctagtactgcatttaccctctaatactacatttaccctctagtactgcatttaccctctaatgctgcatttaccctcaagtactacatttaccctctagtgcTACATCCTACCATCtagtgctacatttaccctctaatgctgcatttaccctctattgctgcatttaccctctagaACTACATCCTACCATCtagtgctacatttaccctctaatactacatttaccttctaatgcTACATCCTACCACCtagtgctacatttaccctctaatactacatttgccctctaatactacatccTACCATTtagtgctacatttaccctctaatactacatttaccctctaatgctacatgtATCCTCTAGTGCTACACAGGTTCTCCTGGGGTTCTGGTGATTGGACAGAACATCATGATTCTGGTTTCCAGGTGAGCTCAGATCAGTTTATCCTGAAGGTGATGGATCTACCTGAAGTGAaacacctgtccaggtgagtgAAACTGTCAGGTTTAAAGTTACTGCAGTTTTATTCACTGAAAGAACTTTATTACAAAGAACACAACAGAACCTGGAACCCAAAACATTTCTACAATGAAACTCATACAAAGGACAGCGCCAGGTGTCACCTGGTAGACAGGTGTCAGGGTAGACAGGTGTCACCAGGTGTCAGGGTGGACAGGTGTCGTGTGCTCCTGTGGCTAGGTGTAGCTGGTAGGTGTGGTCCTGGAACATCAGCAGGTTGTAGAAGTTCTCCCCGCCCCTCAGGACGCCGTGCTCACCGTCCCCCCATGACACCGGACTGTCCATAAACCCATGGACCGTCAGAGACACCCAGGACTCCAACAGAGGCTGCTCCAGGTAACGCCtgcaggacaggtgaggacaggtgagtCAGGTGCAGTCCCTCCGTCACCCATGAGACACTGGTCCAGGTGAGGTACCTGAGCTCCTGGATGAGGCGCTGGACGtctggaggcagcagcaggcCGCAGACCGACACCCTCAGAGCGCCGCCCAGTGTTGTCTTCGGGTCGGGACACGCCAGCGAGGAGAGGAAGCTGCTGGACGAGTCCTCCctgaaaccacagaagaagaatcaGCAGGAGGACACCAGGTCACATGACACACCCATGACATCATCTCACCTGCTGACACCAGCATCCACAGCTCCCAGCCAGTCCAGGAGGCTGTGAGGGTCACATGACCGAGGGGCGGGGCAGGACAAGTGGGTCAAGTGGCAGCGGCTGACCTCAGGTGTGTGCTCCGACCAATCGTATCGCGACAGGAGGGGCTGCAGACAGGCCCTGCCCCCTGTGGACCAGAGAGACCATGGGTAAAACACAGCCAGGAGCTTACAGCAGACAGGTGAGACGATGTCACTCACCTGGATGATGCGACAGCAGGAAGTCCGTCTGCAAATGAAGGCGGGACTTCAGGCCTGTGACGAGCCTCAGGTAGCCCCGCCCACCAGGTGCCACGTTGTTGTCAGTCAGGTCGACAGAGACGACTGCAGGATTGATCAGACACATTGATCATATTGGCTGATTGATTATGATGCTGATTGGTCATGTGTTGTTTTAGCTTCGCCCCCTGAGGCTCAGGTAAAGGTGAGCTACAGTAGCATTTATCACATCAAACTGAAACCACTCTGACCTTTACCCtccacagtaatcagattacttctaaCAGTACAGCCCCCACCCTGGTATCAGATTACCATCTAcagcagacctgggcatcctacggcccgcgggccacatccggcccgccggatgaccctgactggcctgtatgaggtcattggaaaatattaaaagtcaatgcaaatatatatgactgatgttgtaactaaagtagttaacttcatcagggcaagagcactAAACCACAGAgggtttgttgtctttttggaggagagagagtgaacatggtgaccttggttaccagacagctgtcagatggatcagtcTGGGCAAGATGCTGAAatgagtttgggatctgagagcagagattcaagagttttgtgagaagaaaggcaggACATCACCGAGCTCTCAGATGcagaccttgcttttgctgttgatgtgactgcactaatgaatgaacttaataccaagctgcaaggcaagGGCCTCTTTGCGCATGAAATGTACAGCCTGGTGACCACTTTAatgagaaagctgaagtttctctcaAGCCACTTGGAGAGCAACATTCTCACCCACATGCCCACGCTGAAGGAAGTCACACcatcaaaaatatctacaactcaataggcagcaatcatagtttaaatgaaaaaacaaagtctttcattaaatagttgtgttccacattttcgttgtatcattgtaatgtttcatttactgtttttattgagatatatattgagcggAGCtgtaagtgtactggtccggcccttaacaaccgtcaaagtttctcatgtggccccgtatgaaaattaattgcccacccctgttCTACAGGTTAGATTCAGGCTCCACAGCAGGAACTCAGTGGAACTAAGGTGAGGTTCTTTGGGTCCTCCTTTAGTCTTCCTcatggaggaaaccagagtccactcatttctgctcacatcttctcacattcttctgttttcttcaggtgctctttgctggaggagttgtgttgctctaccttccTCTGGAGAACACCTCAAATATTCTGCTGGCTTCAGGACTCACACTGTCCAGGTCCTGGTTCCACTTGGTTCTAGTGGAGAAGCTCTGCTGTGACGTtgttctctggatgttctcctgctggaatattcctcttcttcatctggtcAGCCAGGATTCTGGTTCCTCCTCAGACCTTCATGCTGcatctagaaatgtcttcaacaccTTCTGACCTCATGAAGCCCAAGATCATCATACcgccacctctgtgcttcactgtcaggattatgcatccactgtggtagtcctggtcaggttctcaccaaacatctggactccatctgagcccaactcattgatcttcatctgaccaaacaatgttctccaacatccatcaggcttattctcatgttcttcagcaaactttgATCTGgaagctctgattagtggtactatgactccttctagacctcctgattagtggtactatgacccCTTTTAGACCTACTGATTCCTGctgactctgtgcttcactggtttttagttgctcactgatcttcctggatctttttccatctttgtcaagTCTCTCAGTGAgatgtttctcttcctctgttcagttcttttccatgtggagccgtgatgcagacatagatagacc is from Amphiprion ocellaris isolate individual 3 ecotype Okinawa chromosome 10, ASM2253959v1, whole genome shotgun sequence and encodes:
- the LOC129349921 gene encoding vesicle transport protein SFT2C-like — encoded protein: MMADLNRQLQEYLSQSKASQSGSNTTVDLGDPEPVPGSWFGRWSSPWTGSSSSQSSGGNSGFSWPWSAEPDPCLPGMSRRQRLVAFGVCVSFSVLCFGLSALYAPLLLLYARKFALLWSLGSLFAIAAAAVLRGPSRLAAGLPTSPGAAVYLCALGGTLYAALSLHSTALTALGAALQVAVIAGCLVSLLPGGSAGIRFMGGMAASAIKRTVTGKTMPI
- the si:ch1073-184j22.2 gene encoding dual specificity protein phosphatase 18 isoform X2 translates to MYGVCVCVCVCVSLTAEEQQQMAVSQITPTLFLGGADAPLNAALMSQKGITLIVNATLSHACPAYPGVECVRVPVSDLPSARLGDHFDRVAERIHGNRAGSTLVHCAAGMSRSPALIMAYLMRFRGVTLRQAHHWVQDRRPAVRLNAGFWEQLLLYERRLYGKNTVRVEEEPPHKQPPRTPRSSMVQSSRLTAVPRSPLMSQSPLMSRSQLLTSENRRQSKSSHITV
- the si:ch1073-184j22.2 gene encoding dual specificity protein phosphatase 18 isoform X1 codes for the protein MYGVCVCVCVCVSLTAEEQQQQMAVSQITPTLFLGGADAPLNAALMSQKGITLIVNATLSHACPAYPGVECVRVPVSDLPSARLGDHFDRVAERIHGNRAGSTLVHCAAGMSRSPALIMAYLMRFRGVTLRQAHHWVQDRRPAVRLNAGFWEQLLLYERRLYGKNTVRVEEEPPHKQPPRTPRSSMVQSSRLTAVPRSPLMSQSPLMSRSQLLTSENRRQSKSSHITV
- the si:ch1073-184j22.2 gene encoding dual specificity protein phosphatase 18 isoform X3; the encoded protein is MAVSQITPTLFLGGADAPLNAALMSQKGITLIVNATLSHACPAYPGVECVRVPVSDLPSARLGDHFDRVAERIHGNRAGSTLVHCAAGMSRSPALIMAYLMRFRGVTLRQAHHWVQDRRPAVRLNAGFWEQLLLYERRLYGKNTVRVEEEPPHKQPPRTPRSSMVQSSRLTAVPRSPLMSQSPLMSRSQLLTSENRRQSKSSHITV
- the LOC111577600 gene encoding ribonuclease P protein subunit p40 — its product is MSADLDRTPRNLLLCDRSSLLDQKNRLSAQVQQLHFGYKVSVLLPECSSAPSHLDSVLSSFSSFYLIRKLPIYELLDSDFLQKAVYPGGVYGLSYKTRIDEDNCVALMPNGRLCLSLDKDSFEVLGFEGKPSRFNHRSRSRFVVSVDLTDNNVAPGGRGYLRLVTGLKSRLHLQTDFLLSHHPGGRACLQPLLSRYDWSEHTPEVSRCHLTHLSCPAPRSCDPHSLLDWLGAVDAGVSREDSSSSFLSSLACPDPKTTLGGALRVSVCGLLLPPDVQRLIQELRRYLEQPLLESWVSLTVHGFMDSPVSWGDGEHGVLRGGENFYNLLMFQDHTYQLHLATGAHDTCPP